A single window of Rubripirellula lacrimiformis DNA harbors:
- a CDS encoding NAD(P)/FAD-dependent oxidoreductase — protein MPDSTSTHPHNERSSWLVVGGGVMGLKIARDLIERGQDVTIAEAAPVMGGLTSAWNLGDVVWDRFYHVTLLSDSKLRDLLTEIGLESEIDWVETKTGFYAGGQLLSMSNTAEFLKFPPLSMIQRLRLGGTIFYASKIKNWRRLEKLSVEKWLRRWSGNGAFEKVWLPLLKAKLGDAYTQTSAAFIWAHTARMYKARRSGAKKEMFGYVPGGYARILDRLVEVLSDRGLTVKTSSPVQQVQSADQGGLNVTFGDGRTEHYDNVVSTIASPLIARSCDELSDDEKHKLSDIRYLGVVCASMLLKEPISPYYVTNITDTWVPLTAVIEMSTIVDSETQLGGNHLVYLPKYLPDDHDGLNESDADYQEKCLSTLEKMYDHFSRDNVLDFKVARAKYVAALATVDYSTRLPRIVTSVPGFYALNSAHILEGNLNVNETIQLGETKLAHEVWPDYQRRIAAGQVSDKPSPDLANA, from the coding sequence GTGCCGGATTCGACTTCGACGCACCCGCACAACGAACGCAGTTCGTGGTTGGTCGTTGGCGGTGGTGTGATGGGTCTGAAGATCGCTCGGGATCTGATCGAGCGCGGACAAGACGTCACGATCGCCGAGGCCGCACCCGTGATGGGTGGATTGACCAGCGCCTGGAACCTTGGCGACGTCGTGTGGGACCGCTTCTATCACGTCACGCTGCTAAGCGATTCGAAGCTGCGCGACCTGCTGACCGAGATCGGTTTGGAAAGCGAGATCGATTGGGTCGAAACCAAGACGGGCTTCTACGCTGGCGGTCAGCTGTTGTCGATGAGCAACACGGCCGAGTTCCTGAAGTTTCCGCCGCTGTCGATGATCCAACGATTGCGATTGGGCGGCACGATCTTCTATGCATCGAAGATCAAGAATTGGCGTCGGCTAGAGAAGTTGTCGGTCGAAAAATGGCTCCGTCGTTGGTCCGGCAACGGCGCCTTCGAAAAAGTCTGGTTGCCGCTGCTGAAAGCCAAACTCGGTGACGCCTACACGCAGACCTCCGCCGCCTTCATCTGGGCTCACACCGCACGGATGTACAAAGCCCGCCGTAGCGGCGCCAAGAAAGAAATGTTCGGCTACGTCCCCGGCGGGTACGCGCGAATCCTGGATCGGTTGGTAGAGGTGCTTTCCGATCGCGGCCTAACAGTCAAAACATCGTCGCCCGTCCAGCAAGTCCAATCCGCCGACCAGGGTGGTTTGAACGTGACCTTTGGCGACGGCCGCACCGAACACTATGACAACGTGGTTTCCACCATCGCATCGCCGCTGATCGCACGATCGTGCGACGAACTAAGCGATGACGAAAAGCACAAGCTAAGCGACATTCGATACCTGGGCGTTGTTTGTGCGTCGATGTTATTGAAAGAACCGATCAGCCCCTATTACGTCACCAACATCACCGATACCTGGGTGCCGCTGACCGCAGTGATCGAGATGTCGACGATCGTCGATTCGGAAACCCAACTGGGCGGAAATCATTTGGTCTATCTGCCCAAGTATTTGCCGGATGACCATGATGGGCTCAACGAGAGCGACGCCGACTATCAAGAGAAGTGTTTGTCGACGCTGGAAAAGATGTACGACCATTTCTCGCGTGACAACGTGCTGGACTTCAAAGTCGCGCGAGCCAAGTATGTGGCGGCGTTGGCGACCGTCGACTACAGCACTCGATTGCCAAGAATCGTGACCAGCGTTCCAGGTTTCTATGCCCTCAATTCGGCGCATATCCTAGAAGGCAACCTGAACGTCAACGAAACGATCCAGTTGGGCGAAACCAAACTGGCCCACGAAGTCTGGCCCGACTATCAACGCCGTATCGCCGCGGGCCAAGTCAGCGACAAGCCAAGCCCCGATCTGGCCAACGCGTAG
- the glpK gene encoding glycerol kinase GlpK, translating into MSSVILAMDQGTTSSRAILFDRAGSILGMSQQEFTQHFPDTDRVEHDAEEIWESQIGVARRVLADHGLTAADVAAIGITNQRETTLVWDRATGQPIAPAIVWQDRRTAAKCEQLRQAGHADVVQKKTGLLIDSYFCATKIDWLLENVPGARQRAEAGELAFGTIDSWLIWKLTGGRVHVTDVTNASRTMLMNIHTGIWDTELLKIFGVPTQMLPEIRPSSEVYGETEPELFGAAIKIGGAAGDQQSALFGQNCTQPGMAKNTYGTGCFALMNIGDQPRTSTCKLLTTMACQFADQPPSYALEGSIFIAGAIVQWLRDGLGIIDSADEIEALAASVPDNGGVYVVPALAGLGAPHWDAYARGTILGLTRGTTKAHIARAALEGIAFQVADVLDAMKQDADVPIAELRVDGGAAANNLLMQFQADILRVPVIRPKVIETTALGAAYLAGLSSGFWTGCDDIADVWQTDRVFEPTMNADEAARLRTRWSEALDRSRDWEQHGS; encoded by the coding sequence ATGTCGTCTGTCATCTTGGCTATGGACCAAGGCACGACCAGTTCACGTGCCATCCTGTTTGACCGTGCCGGTTCAATCCTGGGGATGTCACAGCAAGAATTCACTCAGCACTTTCCGGACACCGACCGCGTCGAACATGACGCCGAAGAAATCTGGGAATCGCAAATCGGTGTGGCCCGCCGCGTGCTCGCCGATCACGGACTGACGGCGGCCGACGTGGCTGCGATCGGGATCACCAACCAACGCGAAACGACCTTGGTTTGGGACCGAGCGACCGGACAACCGATCGCGCCCGCCATCGTGTGGCAGGACCGACGAACAGCCGCCAAGTGCGAACAGCTACGCCAAGCCGGGCACGCGGACGTCGTGCAGAAGAAGACCGGACTGCTGATCGATTCCTATTTTTGTGCCACCAAGATCGACTGGCTGCTGGAAAACGTTCCAGGGGCTCGGCAACGCGCCGAAGCCGGCGAACTAGCCTTCGGAACCATCGATAGTTGGTTGATCTGGAAACTGACCGGCGGCCGCGTTCACGTCACCGATGTGACCAACGCATCACGAACGATGCTGATGAATATTCACACCGGCATCTGGGACACCGAACTGCTGAAGATCTTCGGCGTGCCAACCCAGATGTTGCCAGAAATTCGTCCCTCTAGCGAAGTCTATGGCGAAACCGAACCTGAACTCTTTGGCGCTGCGATCAAGATCGGTGGCGCAGCCGGTGATCAACAGTCCGCTTTGTTCGGCCAGAACTGTACCCAGCCCGGCATGGCCAAAAACACCTACGGGACGGGCTGTTTTGCACTGATGAATATTGGCGATCAGCCACGGACGTCCACCTGCAAACTACTGACCACGATGGCCTGCCAGTTCGCCGACCAACCACCCAGCTATGCGCTCGAAGGCAGCATCTTTATCGCCGGGGCAATCGTTCAGTGGCTTCGCGATGGGCTGGGCATCATCGATTCGGCCGACGAAATCGAGGCGTTGGCTGCTAGTGTTCCAGACAACGGCGGCGTGTATGTCGTTCCGGCATTGGCCGGCCTGGGGGCGCCCCACTGGGATGCATACGCACGTGGCACGATCCTGGGTCTGACTCGCGGTACCACCAAAGCACACATCGCGCGAGCCGCGTTGGAAGGCATCGCGTTTCAGGTCGCCGACGTGTTGGACGCGATGAAACAAGACGCCGACGTCCCGATTGCCGAACTGCGTGTCGATGGCGGTGCGGCCGCCAACAATCTGTTGATGCAATTCCAGGCTGATATTTTGCGAGTTCCGGTGATCCGGCCTAAAGTGATCGAAACGACCGCGCTCGGGGCCGCCTACTTGGCCGGTCTTTCCAGCGGTTTCTGGACCGGATGTGATGACATCGCCGATGTGTGGCAAACCGACCGTGTGTTTGAACCCACAATGAATGCCGACGAAGCCGCTCGGCTGCGAACTCGTTGGTCGGAAGCACTCGACCGCTCGCGTGATTGGGAACAACATGGATCGTAA
- a CDS encoding glycerol-3-phosphate dehydrogenase/oxidase yields MDRNESLRRIYERTTPFDLLIIGGGATGVGVAMDAASRGYDVALIEQADFGKGTSSRSTKLVHGGVRYLQQGNITLVRDALRERTLLRRNAPHLVHDMPFVIPCEHWWQKIYFGIGLKLYDLLAWSDNFGSSHGASQSDIARDLPTLAAEKFSGGVVYHDGQFDDSRLLINMARTAADHGASLVNGMGATELVKNDDGRIVGVVAVDHETSETVTIRANTVINAAGPFCDAVRRMDKADCQPMLAASQGVHVVLPRSFFPGDVSLIVPKTSDGRVLFIIPWHDRVLVGTTDTPIPTPSLEPVAQEQEIQFLLDTTSEYLTHPPTRSDVRSVFVGIRPLVRGDKSARTASLSRDHVIRVEDSGLMTITGGKWTTVRKMAEDCVDRAITVSGLAKKPCVTPTLHLHGYAAETNADVARSFYGSDLAAIEQLESDTPDLARRLSDDHPIHRSEVVWAVRHEMARTVDDVLARRTRLLLLDADAAVAVCGDVARLIADELGHDDAWCADQVAQFTAMARQYQIQNFGTPAT; encoded by the coding sequence ATGGATCGTAATGAATCACTTCGTCGCATCTACGAGCGAACCACTCCCTTTGACCTGCTGATCATCGGTGGGGGAGCGACCGGCGTGGGTGTCGCGATGGATGCCGCATCACGTGGCTACGACGTCGCCTTGATCGAACAAGCCGACTTTGGCAAAGGCACGTCCAGCCGCAGCACCAAATTGGTGCACGGCGGGGTCCGCTACCTGCAACAGGGCAACATCACGCTGGTTCGCGATGCACTGCGCGAACGCACCTTGCTGCGCCGCAACGCACCTCACCTGGTTCACGACATGCCGTTCGTGATCCCCTGTGAACATTGGTGGCAAAAGATCTATTTCGGGATCGGCCTGAAACTGTACGACCTGCTGGCGTGGTCCGACAATTTTGGAAGTTCGCACGGAGCGTCCCAATCGGATATCGCACGCGACCTGCCCACGTTGGCGGCTGAAAAGTTCAGCGGCGGTGTGGTCTACCACGATGGCCAGTTCGACGATTCCCGCCTGCTGATCAACATGGCACGTACCGCCGCCGATCATGGTGCGTCGCTGGTCAATGGCATGGGTGCCACCGAATTGGTCAAGAATGATGACGGTCGGATCGTTGGCGTGGTCGCCGTGGATCACGAAACATCCGAAACGGTGACCATCCGAGCCAACACGGTCATCAACGCCGCCGGCCCGTTCTGTGACGCGGTACGACGGATGGACAAAGCAGACTGTCAGCCGATGTTGGCGGCCAGCCAAGGGGTTCATGTCGTATTGCCGCGATCGTTCTTTCCCGGCGACGTTTCGCTGATCGTCCCCAAGACGTCCGATGGACGCGTCCTGTTCATCATCCCGTGGCACGATCGTGTGCTGGTGGGAACCACCGACACGCCGATTCCAACGCCGTCCTTGGAACCGGTCGCGCAGGAACAAGAGATCCAGTTCCTGCTGGACACCACATCCGAATACTTGACGCATCCGCCCACCCGTTCCGATGTACGCAGCGTGTTTGTCGGCATCCGCCCGTTGGTCCGCGGCGACAAGTCGGCTCGCACCGCGTCGCTGTCGCGTGATCATGTGATCCGTGTCGAAGATTCGGGATTGATGACCATCACCGGCGGCAAGTGGACCACGGTCCGAAAGATGGCCGAAGACTGCGTCGATCGCGCGATCACAGTCAGCGGGTTGGCCAAAAAACCCTGCGTGACTCCGACGCTGCACCTGCATGGTTACGCCGCTGAAACCAATGCCGATGTCGCCCGATCGTTTTACGGCAGCGACCTCGCGGCGATCGAGCAACTGGAATCGGACACGCCCGACTTGGCCCGTCGATTGTCCGACGATCATCCGATCCACCGATCCGAAGTCGTCTGGGCCGTCCGTCACGAAATGGCTCGCACCGTCGACGATGTGCTGGCCCGACGGACCCGGTTGTTGCTGCTAGATGCCGATGCCGCGGTCGCCGTCTGCGGTGACGTCGCTCGGCTGATCGCCGATGAACTAGGCCATGACGATGCTTGGTGTGCGGACCAGGTTGCCCAGTTCACTGCCATGGCACGGCAGTACCAAATCCAGAACTTTGGAACTCCGGCAACGTAA
- a CDS encoding sigma-70 family RNA polymerase sigma factor, which yields MIEPSTPHSLLLAACDGQPQAWNRFVHLYGPLIYRWVRRSGMQSSDAADVTQDVLMSVSRDLVRFDPKRTDTKFRSWLWTITRRRMADRCRNAPAEQVMGSAAANLVSPIDSADPPTDARLDQHTVLTRAVAIYRDRFDPKTWEAFWGTVVDGRSPDEVAESLGVTRWTVYKARARILQRLRTELAGLIDQDSSG from the coding sequence ATGATCGAACCGTCAACGCCTCATTCGTTGCTATTGGCCGCATGCGATGGGCAACCGCAGGCCTGGAACCGGTTCGTGCATCTGTATGGTCCACTGATCTATCGGTGGGTTCGTCGCAGCGGAATGCAAAGCAGTGACGCGGCCGATGTGACCCAAGACGTGCTGATGTCCGTGTCACGAGATCTGGTGCGTTTCGATCCCAAGCGAACCGATACCAAGTTTCGTAGCTGGCTGTGGACGATCACTCGCCGCCGCATGGCCGATCGGTGCCGCAATGCACCGGCCGAACAAGTCATGGGGTCAGCGGCCGCCAACCTAGTATCCCCGATCGACAGCGCCGATCCGCCCACCGACGCACGCCTGGACCAACACACCGTGCTGACGCGTGCGGTTGCCATCTACCGCGACCGGTTCGACCCCAAAACTTGGGAAGCATTCTGGGGGACCGTGGTGGATGGACGTAGTCCCGATGAAGTCGCCGAATCATTGGGGGTCACGCGTTGGACGGTGTACAAGGCGCGCGCCCGTATCCTGCAGCGGCTGCGCACCGAACTGGCCGGCCTGATCGACCAGGATTCATCAGGCTAA